A genome region from Endomicrobiales bacterium includes the following:
- a CDS encoding replication-associated recombination protein A: MDQIDFFSTSKKNSDKIFAPLALRMSPKTLEEYFGQTQILAKGSLLWRMIEADRLNSVIFFGPPGSGKSALVRIIANKTKSAFEQMNAVTAGVDDIRKAIARARLRQADGKKTILLVDEIHHFNRSQQDALLPDVEKGTITLIGITTENPYFYVNQALISRSTVFEFKLLQKHDLEGILMHALSDKQNGFGALNINITDEAKEHLLSGCANDARRLLNALEIGVLSTLNANAQAAVFDLSVAKESIQKKPLLYDKSGDGHYDHISAFIKSMRGSNPDAALYWMAKMLSAGEDPRFIARRVVICSSEDVGNADPNALVVAISAFKAAEFLGMPEARIPLAQAVVYVATAPKSNAAYLAGEKAFEEVEKNPSRAVPIHLKDANLDGKKLGHGANYLYPHDYEGAFVAQEYWPDPKVLFEPTENGYEKEIKKRLEYWRAKSAVKKNNS, translated from the coding sequence ATGGACCAAATTGATTTTTTTTCTACTTCTAAAAAAAATTCAGACAAGATTTTTGCGCCGCTTGCTTTACGAATGTCGCCAAAAACACTTGAGGAGTATTTTGGTCAAACTCAAATATTGGCAAAGGGTTCCCTGCTTTGGCGAATGATTGAGGCCGATAGGTTAAATTCAGTAATTTTCTTTGGCCCTCCGGGTTCCGGCAAGAGTGCGCTGGTTAGAATAATTGCCAATAAAACAAAATCTGCTTTTGAGCAGATGAATGCGGTTACAGCAGGGGTAGATGATATAAGAAAAGCCATAGCCCGCGCGCGCTTACGCCAGGCTGATGGCAAAAAAACAATTTTACTTGTTGATGAAATTCATCACTTTAACCGCAGTCAGCAAGATGCGCTTTTGCCCGATGTGGAAAAAGGAACTATAACACTTATAGGCATAACTACAGAAAACCCTTATTTTTATGTAAATCAGGCGCTTATTTCGCGCTCAACTGTCTTTGAGTTTAAACTTTTGCAAAAGCATGATTTAGAAGGCATATTAATGCATGCTTTGAGCGACAAGCAAAATGGTTTTGGAGCACTTAACATAAATATTACTGATGAGGCAAAAGAGCATTTGCTTTCTGGTTGTGCAAATGATGCCAGGCGGCTTTTAAATGCTTTAGAAATTGGTGTGCTTTCAACCCTTAACGCCAATGCTCAAGCGGCAGTTTTTGATTTGTCTGTGGCAAAAGAGTCGATACAAAAAAAACCGTTGCTTTATGATAAATCTGGTGATGGTCACTACGACCATATATCGGCATTTATCAAATCAATGCGCGGTTCTAACCCCGATGCGGCTCTTTATTGGATGGCTAAAATGTTATCTGCCGGCGAAGATCCGCGTTTTATCGCTCGCAGGGTTGTTATTTGTTCAAGTGAAGATGTGGGCAATGCAGACCCAAACGCGCTTGTTGTTGCTATAAGTGCATTTAAAGCAGCTGAATTTTTAGGTATGCCAGAGGCGCGAATCCCATTAGCGCAAGCAGTAGTTTATGTAGCCACGGCGCCAAAATCTAATGCGGCTTACCTTGCAGGTGAAAAGGCATTTGAAGAAGTGGAAAAAAATCCGTCAAGAGCAGTTCCCATACATTTAAAAGATGCTAACCTTGACGGCAAAAAACTTGGGCATGGCGCTAATTATCTTTACCCGCACGATTACGAAGGCGCTTTTGTTGCCCAAGAGTATTGGCCGGATCCTAAAGTATTATTTGAACCTACGGAAAATGGTTATGAAAAAGAAATCAAAAAGCGTCTTGAGTATTGGCGAGCAAAAAGCGCAGTTAAGAAAAATAATTCTTAA
- a CDS encoding cell division protein ZapA, with protein sequence MEKVIVKILGFEYEVDTLPGDELFIAPIARYVEDKINELKRDTNIVDTQKLAVMAALSIAEELFRLKNTKEVTSGIMDKKTEELITMLDRAIST encoded by the coding sequence ATGGAAAAAGTTATTGTTAAAATTTTAGGTTTTGAGTATGAGGTTGACACCCTTCCGGGTGATGAGCTTTTTATTGCCCCAATAGCACGGTATGTTGAAGATAAGATTAATGAGCTAAAAAGAGACACCAACATCGTAGACACCCAGAAACTTGCGGTTATGGCGGCGTTAAGTATTGCAGAAGAGCTGTTCCGCTTAAAGAACACAAAAGAAGTAACCTCTGGAATAATGGATAAAAAAACCGAAGAGTTAATTACAATGCTTGATAGGGCAATTTCAACATAA
- a CDS encoding FAD-binding oxidoreductase has protein sequence MIYKKDKDIIKSYFSDYSGITNGFADAVVLVESEKDVIYFLIEASKSKTPVTISGAGTGVTGGRVPFGGFVLSMELLNKILNIDIIRHTITVQSGVSVKTIKETAAAIGCIFAPDPTEQNSSIGGNLATNASGSRGLKYGPTRNHVLRVRVVLSNGEVLNLTRGQYISDKNGQLKLSTLSGKTISVTLPKYTLPQIKNAAGYYNNNPVDAVDIFIGQEGTLGVITEVELKLLPQKNKLIGGVVFFKDMRQSWKFVENAKNTSKSSDKNQIEPMSLEYYDKNALGLLISSYPLIPTYADAAIFFEQEIDTQIQDEALISVQWAKLIEESGASIDDVWFSSSTSSVQETFRQMRHSLPEKVNEIVAKNKLPKVGTDIAVPDKSFAEMLEFYYAQFGSCAMQWLVFGHIGESHLHANILPKTQGEYLKSKELYLRLVKKAISLGGTVSAEHGVGKLKHLFLSEMIGENGMKELSIFKKQLDPASILCLDNIFPKELL, from the coding sequence ATGATTTATAAAAAAGACAAAGACATAATAAAATCTTATTTTTCAGATTATTCCGGCATAACAAATGGTTTCGCCGATGCAGTTGTTTTAGTTGAGTCGGAAAAAGATGTAATTTATTTTTTAATTGAAGCAAGCAAATCTAAAACACCTGTTACCATTTCAGGTGCCGGTACAGGAGTGACAGGTGGGAGAGTTCCTTTTGGTGGTTTTGTGCTTTCAATGGAGTTGCTTAATAAAATATTAAACATTGATATAATTCGCCATACAATAACTGTTCAGTCAGGAGTAAGTGTTAAAACAATAAAAGAAACAGCCGCAGCTATTGGTTGTATTTTTGCGCCAGACCCAACCGAACAAAACTCAAGCATCGGTGGTAATTTAGCCACAAATGCTTCTGGTAGCAGGGGTTTAAAGTATGGTCCTACGCGAAATCATGTGCTTAGAGTTAGAGTTGTTTTATCAAATGGGGAAGTTCTTAATTTAACCAGGGGTCAGTATATATCCGATAAGAATGGTCAGCTTAAATTGTCAACACTTTCAGGTAAAACAATAAGTGTTACGCTTCCAAAGTACACCTTGCCTCAAATTAAAAACGCCGCTGGTTATTACAATAACAATCCTGTAGACGCTGTAGATATTTTTATAGGTCAAGAGGGGACTCTTGGTGTTATAACAGAGGTAGAGCTAAAGCTTTTGCCACAAAAAAACAAACTCATTGGCGGTGTTGTTTTTTTTAAAGATATGCGCCAATCATGGAAGTTTGTTGAGAATGCTAAAAACACTTCAAAGAGTTCGGATAAAAACCAAATTGAGCCTATGTCTTTAGAGTATTACGATAAAAATGCCCTTGGTTTGCTAATAAGTTCATATCCCTTAATACCTACCTATGCCGATGCCGCAATCTTTTTTGAACAGGAAATAGATACACAAATACAAGACGAAGCGCTTATAAGTGTGCAGTGGGCAAAATTAATTGAAGAATCGGGCGCATCTATAGATGATGTATGGTTTTCTTCATCAACATCGTCTGTACAGGAAACATTCAGGCAAATGCGCCATAGCTTGCCTGAAAAAGTAAATGAGATAGTTGCAAAAAATAAACTTCCAAAAGTCGGCACAGATATAGCGGTTCCAGATAAGTCATTTGCTGAAATGTTAGAGTTTTATTATGCTCAATTTGGTTCTTGTGCTATGCAATGGTTAGTATTTGGGCACATAGGTGAAAGCCACCTGCATGCAAACATTTTGCCAAAAACACAAGGTGAGTATTTAAAAAGTAAAGAGCTTTATTTACGCCTGGTAAAAAAAGCCATATCTCTTGGCGGCACTGTTTCCGCGGAGCATGGTGTTGGTAAATTAAAACACTTATTTTTATCAGAAATGATTGGCGAAAATGGCATGAAAGAACTATCAATTTTTAAAAAACAACTTGACCCTGCCTCTATTCTTTGCCTGGATAATATATTTCCTAAAGAACTTCTTTAA